The nucleotide window TCTCGAAGCGGCTGGGGAACCGGTACCAGAGGTAATGACAGCCAAAAGTTTGTGGCCGGTGCTGAAGTCCGAGAAAGAAGGCCTGGTCGACCCGACCCGTACCGCTGCGCTGACTGGTCGCGAACGTCACGTTGAGATGGCCCGAAGCGGCAATTTGCCCTACCCGATGCGTGGCATTCAAACCGCCGACTATCAATTGATTATCAATTTCAAACCCGACCGCTGGCCACTCGGCGAACCTTACCACTTGGACAGCGATAGCCCGCCTACCCAGGATGAACTGACGAACCAGACAGCGGTAACGTTTCCTGATGACGATGCCAGTCCGACGAAAGCCTACTTGGTGCTACATCGGAACGATCCGGCAGTGAAGCCGCTGTTCGAGCGGAACTACGGCAAGCGGCCACACATCGAGCTGTATGATCTGAAGAAAGATCCTGCTCAGATGACTAACGTGGCGGACGAGCCGAGCTATGCTGAGGTGAAGTCCGCGTTGACCAAGCGGTTGATGGACGAACTGAAAGCAAGTGGCGATCCACGTGTAATCGACGAGGGTAAGTACTTCGAGACACCTCCCCTGGCAGGCCCTTTGCCTGACGATGTGCCCAAACCCAATCGGCAACGGGCACGCAAACCGTAAAAGAAGAAAGGGCTCGTTTGTTACGAGCCCTTTCGATTTCATTGCCAGTGATTCGCGGTTGGCGTTACTTCTTCGCTTCGATTTTCGCCAGCAACGTTTGCAGTTCTTTCAGCTTGGCAGGATGTTCCTTGGCAACGTCGGTTGTTTCGCCAGGATCGCTGGCTAGATTGAAAAGTGAAATCTGGTTGTTCTTTAGGCGAACCAGTTTCCATTTGCCCACACGCAAACCAATACCACGTGGAGATTCTTCGACCACGTAGTCGCGCCCTTTGGCATCGGCTTTACCTAGTAGAGTTTCGGTAAGGACTTCGCTGTCTGGCAACGCCCCGAACGGTACTTCTTGTCCTACGATCGCGGCGAATGTTGCCCCGAGATCGGTCGTGGTGATCATCTTGTCCGAGGTCTCGCCCGGTTGAACAACGGCAGGCCACTTCACGATGAAGGGGGTGCGTGTACCTCCTTCAAACGGTGTGTACTTGCCACCGCGATATGGTCCCGCCGGGAGGTGGTCCCCCAGTTTTTCAACGGCGCCGTCTTGGTAGCCGTCGTCTAGTACCGGGCCGTTGTCGCTGCAGAAGACGATCAGTGTATTGTCGCTCAGATCCAGTTCGTCCAGTTGGTTTACTAGCTCGCCCACGCACCAATCAAGCTGAACGATCGCGTCGCCACGCAGGCCAACCGAGGTTTTGCCTTGGAAGCGTTCGTGCGGCATGCGAGGAACGTGCGTATCGTGCGAAGCGAAGAATAGAAAGAAGGGTTCGTCTTTGTTGGCTTGGATCCATCCTTTCGATTTCTTCACCCATTCGTCGGCCAGGTCTTCGTCTCGCCAACGCGCTGCGTGCCCGCCGGTGAAGAAGCCAATGCGGCCAATACCGTTATGAATCGTATTGTTGTGGCCGTGGCTCCAATCGAGTTTCAAGGTGTCGCGAGCCGTAACGCCGGTCGGTTGGCCATCTGGGTTTTTATTGCCAACCCACAGCGGATCGCTGGGATCGAGATCGCGGACACGGTGGTTTTCCACGTAAACGCTCGGTACTCGGTCGTTCGTGGTGGGCAACAGGAAGCAGTAGTCGAACCCAAGTTCTAGGGGGCCTGGTTTTAGTTCGCCATTCCAGTCTGGGCCTTCCCCTTCGCCCAAACCCAAGTGCCACTTGCCCACAACGGCTGTTTTGTAGCCAGCGTTTTGTAGCACTTTCGGAAAGGTCTCGGTTGTCGGTTTGATGATCGAAGTGGCATTGGGCGGAGCAATGCCGGTTCCTTGCTGACGAAACGCGTACATGCCGGTCAGAAAAGCAAAACGGGTCGGCGTGCACGTCGAGGTAGAACAGTACCCACTGGTGAACCGCAGCCCATCGCTGGCCAAGGCATCGATATGCGGAGTCGGAATGGCCTTCGAGCCATAGCAGCCGACATCGCCGTAGCCAAGGTCATCGGCCATGATCACGATGATGTTCGGTTTCTTGGTTTCGGCAAAACCGTCAGAGGCGAGCATGCTAAGCATTAAGCAGCACGTCAGAGCGTGGAGCAGCGTCTTCATTGGCTGAAGTGTTCCAAACGAGGAGAATTGGTGGGAGGGAAAATCAACGAGCTTATTGTAACCTAAAGTAGTGCCCACTTTCTAACTCACAGGCCTGTAGGGGGTGAGGAGACGACCTTCGTAGGGGCCGTCTATTTAAGATGACTTCGTTCGGCCAATCATCACAACGCGTGTTGGCTGAATCGACGGTTGCCTCGACTCGATTGGTAGCACGAGCGGTGTGCAAATTGGAACCTTACCAGGAGATCGCAATGAAATACATTTTGCTCATGTACCATACCGAAGGTGTCTTCACAGAAG belongs to Bremerella cremea and includes:
- a CDS encoding sulfatase family protein; its protein translation is MKTLLHALTCCLMLSMLASDGFAETKKPNIIVIMADDLGYGDVGCYGSKAIPTPHIDALASDGLRFTSGYCSTSTCTPTRFAFLTGMYAFRQQGTGIAPPNATSIIKPTTETFPKVLQNAGYKTAVVGKWHLGLGEGEGPDWNGELKPGPLELGFDYCFLLPTTNDRVPSVYVENHRVRDLDPSDPLWVGNKNPDGQPTGVTARDTLKLDWSHGHNNTIHNGIGRIGFFTGGHAARWRDEDLADEWVKKSKGWIQANKDEPFFLFFASHDTHVPRMPHERFQGKTSVGLRGDAIVQLDWCVGELVNQLDELDLSDNTLIVFCSDNGPVLDDGYQDGAVEKLGDHLPAGPYRGGKYTPFEGGTRTPFIVKWPAVVQPGETSDKMITTTDLGATFAAIVGQEVPFGALPDSEVLTETLLGKADAKGRDYVVEESPRGIGLRVGKWKLVRLKNNQISLFNLASDPGETTDVAKEHPAKLKELQTLLAKIEAKK